In a single window of the Flavobacterium sp. W4I14 genome:
- a CDS encoding hypothetical protein (product_source=Hypo-rule applied; cath_funfam=3.40.30.10; cleavage_site_network=SignalP-noTM; pfam=PF13354; superfamily=56601) gives MRRILIVTFSLISLSVMAQKTDTVFLKKLMESKPELFSTVLHHPDQNQIQIIYTQVNRDAKNKPTFKTFSYNLDPHHYFYPASTVKLAAVIFALEKVNRLKNTGLTAKSTMITDSAYRGQTKVLIDTSAKNRLPSIEHYVKKILLTSDNDAFNRLFEFIGRAEINEKLKANGLHDSRILNRLAIGDAGESAKHTNPIKFYNSEQLVYDQPAHYDPQEYELKLSNLVMGTGYMDSTDKLVKKPFSLAGKNAFAINDQQRLMQKLIFPEAFPAKERFNLSKEDYKLIYTYMSKYPTESDFPKYDAKEFWTTYAKMLYYGRERVTPDPNIRIFNKYGDSYGYIIDNSYFVDFKNGIEYFLTAVVQSNEDGIFNDNKYEYETVCFPFMKNLGRTIYELELKRAKKQKPDLNKFKMDYAY, from the coding sequence ATGAGAAGAATATTAATTGTTACATTTTCATTAATAAGCCTATCTGTTATGGCGCAAAAAACCGATACTGTTTTTTTGAAGAAACTGATGGAGTCTAAGCCTGAGCTTTTTTCTACTGTACTTCATCATCCTGATCAAAACCAGATCCAGATTATCTATACCCAGGTTAATCGTGATGCGAAGAATAAACCCACTTTTAAAACCTTTAGCTACAATCTAGACCCGCATCACTATTTTTATCCTGCGAGTACGGTTAAACTAGCCGCTGTAATTTTTGCTTTGGAAAAAGTAAACCGCTTAAAAAATACAGGCTTAACGGCTAAGAGTACCATGATTACTGATAGTGCCTATAGAGGGCAAACAAAGGTATTAATAGATACAAGTGCTAAAAATAGGCTTCCATCAATTGAACACTATGTTAAAAAGATTTTGCTTACCAGTGATAATGATGCTTTTAACCGCTTATTCGAGTTTATTGGTCGTGCCGAAATTAATGAAAAACTGAAAGCTAACGGATTACATGATAGCCGCATTTTAAACCGCCTGGCCATTGGTGATGCAGGAGAATCAGCTAAACATACCAATCCCATCAAATTTTACAATAGTGAACAATTGGTGTATGATCAACCGGCACACTACGATCCACAGGAGTATGAATTGAAATTAAGCAATTTGGTAATGGGTACTGGATACATGGATAGTACCGACAAGCTGGTAAAAAAACCTTTCAGTTTAGCGGGGAAAAACGCTTTCGCCATTAACGATCAACAGAGACTCATGCAGAAATTAATTTTTCCTGAGGCTTTTCCAGCTAAAGAACGGTTTAACCTTAGCAAAGAGGATTATAAACTCATTTATACTTATATGAGTAAGTATCCAACGGAAAGTGATTTTCCCAAGTACGATGCTAAAGAATTTTGGACAACCTACGCCAAGATGCTGTATTATGGAAGAGAACGGGTAACGCCAGATCCAAACATTCGCATCTTCAATAAATATGGCGATAGTTACGGCTATATTATAGATAACTCCTATTTTGTTGATTTTAAAAACGGAATAGAATATTTCTTAACCGCAGTTGTGCAGAGCAATGAGGATGGTATCTTCAACGACAATAAATACGAGTACGAAACGGTTTGTTTCCCTTTCATGAAAAATCTGGGAAGAACCATTTATGAATTGGAATTAAAAAGAGCTAAAAAACAAAAGCCCGATTTAAACAAGTTCAAAATGGATTACGCTTATTAA
- a CDS encoding aspartyl-tRNA(Asn)/glutamyl-tRNA(Gln) amidotransferase subunit B (product_source=KO:K02434; cath_funfam=1.10.10.410; cog=COG0064; ko=KO:K02434; pfam=PF02637,PF02934; smart=SM00845; superfamily=55931,89095; tigrfam=TIGR00133), which translates to MSLGTSENNYELVSGLEIHVQLNTNTKIFSADSASFGALPNQNISTVSLALPGALPKLNKEVVAKAIRIGLALNCTINQTNHFDRKNYFYADLPKGYQITQDNQPICVNGFLELQLADGSTKKIGINRIHLEEDAGKSIHDQDDNYSLVDLNRAGVPLIEIVTEPDIRSSEEASVLLSEIRKLVRHLNVSDGNMEEGSLRCDANISIRPQGTTEFGTRCEVKNLNSMRNVRRAMDFEFGRQVEVISNGGRIIQSTLNFDADKGTTSPMRTKEEANDYRYFSDPDLQPIYISDDWLTEIKSLMPALPNEISQQMVTDFGISKADAALFAEDLDLLNYFNKAQSAVHNKKSLINWLIGPIRAVLNEKGITISDFKVNPAQLAEAINLVDDKKITQQIAIQQLLPAVELEENAKVTDLAQSLNLLISENGDELSSFIDEVLNKYPQQVEAYKKGKKGVLGLFVGDVMKLAKGKADAKKLNELILEKLK; encoded by the coding sequence ATGAGTTTAGGAACATCCGAAAACAATTACGAACTCGTTTCAGGACTAGAAATCCACGTTCAGTTAAATACCAACACTAAAATATTTTCTGCTGACAGTGCATCTTTCGGGGCTTTACCCAATCAAAATATATCTACGGTTTCGCTGGCATTGCCTGGAGCCTTACCGAAGTTAAATAAAGAAGTAGTGGCAAAAGCCATCCGTATTGGCCTTGCTTTAAACTGTACCATTAACCAGACCAACCATTTTGATCGGAAAAACTATTTCTACGCCGACCTGCCAAAAGGTTATCAGATTACGCAGGATAATCAACCCATCTGTGTAAATGGTTTTCTGGAGCTTCAATTGGCTGATGGTTCTACCAAAAAAATCGGAATCAACCGCATTCACCTGGAAGAAGATGCTGGAAAAAGCATCCATGATCAGGATGATAATTATTCGTTGGTTGATTTGAACCGTGCCGGTGTACCTTTAATCGAGATCGTAACAGAACCTGATATCCGCAGTTCGGAAGAGGCATCTGTTTTATTAAGTGAAATCAGGAAACTGGTGAGGCATTTAAATGTAAGCGATGGCAATATGGAAGAAGGTAGTTTGCGTTGCGATGCCAATATTTCTATACGCCCGCAGGGCACTACCGAATTTGGAACACGTTGCGAAGTAAAAAACCTAAACTCGATGCGTAATGTACGCAGAGCGATGGATTTCGAATTTGGCCGTCAGGTAGAAGTGATTAGCAATGGGGGAAGAATTATTCAGAGCACACTAAATTTTGATGCTGATAAAGGCACTACATCACCGATGCGTACTAAAGAGGAGGCAAATGATTATCGTTATTTTTCAGATCCTGATCTGCAACCCATTTATATTTCTGATGATTGGTTAACGGAGATTAAATCTTTAATGCCGGCTTTACCAAATGAAATTTCTCAGCAGATGGTTACTGACTTTGGGATCAGTAAAGCTGATGCGGCTCTTTTTGCCGAAGATTTAGACCTGTTAAACTACTTTAACAAGGCACAATCAGCTGTTCACAACAAAAAAAGCTTAATAAATTGGCTAATTGGCCCAATTAGAGCTGTTTTAAATGAAAAAGGGATTACGATCTCTGATTTCAAAGTTAATCCGGCACAACTGGCAGAAGCTATCAATCTGGTTGATGATAAAAAAATCACACAGCAAATTGCCATCCAACAATTATTACCGGCTGTTGAGCTCGAAGAAAATGCAAAAGTTACCGATTTAGCACAGTCATTAAACTTACTGATCTCTGAAAACGGAGACGAATTAAGTAGTTTTATCGATGAAGTGTTAAATAAATACCCACAACAGGTAGAAGCGTACAAGAAAGGCAAAAAGGGCGTTTTAGGTTTGTTTGTTGGCGATGTAATGAAATTAGCAAAAGGAAAAGCCGATGCTAAAAAATTAAATGAATTAATACTTGAAAAACTGAAATAA
- a CDS encoding peroxiredoxin (product_source=COG1225; cath_funfam=3.40.30.10; cog=COG1225; pfam=PF00578,PF14289; superfamily=47170,52833), producing MRLKQLSLIMLIAIAFTACKPKDSFTIDGTFQNPGTEKKVFLYGMQNSNMVAIDSTNLSEKGEFKFIRKTPSVDFFRVSVGNHEFMLIAKNGDDIKLEADLADKTMAYKISGANEVEKLSELNTIRNNFAKQVEKLQADFEAKVATQPQNRAAVLEAMKPQYESYINQLNTQIIKFAKDNKGTLASFYAMNTLSPQEFEAELVQFADEVKEEIKGNATVDTFVKQMALLKAVQVGQVAPAFTINTADDKPVSLSDYKGKYVLIDFWASWCQPCRQENPNVVKVYNKYKNKNFDIIGISLDTDKAAWLGAVKADGLTWAHVSELKDFNGATVKKYQVQAIPTSYLVDPSGKIIAKNLRGDELETFLAKTLL from the coding sequence ATGAGATTAAAACAATTGAGCCTGATCATGCTGATCGCGATTGCGTTCACGGCATGTAAACCCAAAGATAGCTTTACGATTGACGGAACTTTCCAAAACCCAGGTACAGAGAAGAAAGTATTTTTATATGGGATGCAAAATAGCAATATGGTTGCGATCGATTCCACCAATCTATCAGAAAAAGGTGAATTTAAATTCATCCGCAAAACCCCATCGGTTGATTTCTTTAGGGTATCGGTAGGTAACCATGAGTTTATGTTAATTGCAAAAAATGGCGATGACATTAAATTAGAAGCTGATTTGGCTGATAAAACAATGGCATATAAAATTTCAGGAGCAAATGAGGTAGAAAAATTGTCAGAACTAAATACGATTAGAAACAATTTTGCCAAACAGGTAGAAAAATTACAGGCCGATTTCGAAGCAAAAGTAGCAACACAACCTCAAAACAGGGCAGCTGTGCTAGAAGCAATGAAACCCCAGTACGAATCTTACATTAATCAATTAAACACGCAGATCATAAAATTTGCTAAAGACAATAAAGGTACACTTGCCAGTTTCTACGCTATGAATACTTTGAGTCCGCAGGAATTTGAAGCAGAACTGGTACAATTTGCGGATGAAGTGAAAGAAGAAATTAAAGGCAATGCTACTGTTGATACTTTTGTAAAACAGATGGCGCTTTTAAAAGCGGTTCAGGTAGGGCAGGTTGCTCCGGCATTCACCATTAATACAGCTGACGACAAACCTGTAAGTTTATCAGACTATAAAGGAAAATATGTACTGATTGATTTTTGGGCATCATGGTGCCAGCCTTGCCGCCAGGAAAATCCGAACGTGGTTAAGGTTTATAATAAATATAAAAATAAGAATTTTGATATCATCGGTATTTCGCTGGATACCGACAAGGCAGCATGGCTTGGTGCAGTAAAAGCAGACGGATTAACCTGGGCACACGTTTCCGAATTAAAGGATTTTAACGGTGCAACGGTAAAAAAATACCAAGTACAGGCTATCCCAACTTCTTACTTAGTTGATCCTTCTGGAAAAATAATTGCTAAAAACCTGCGTGGTGATGAATTAGAGACGTTTTTAGCCAAAACGTTACTTTAA
- a CDS encoding 23S rRNA pseudouridine955/2504/2580 synthase (product_source=KO:K06179; cath_funfam=3.30.2350.10; cog=COG0564; ko=KO:K06179; pfam=PF00849; superfamily=55120; tigrfam=TIGR00005; transmembrane_helix_parts=Inside_1_20,TMhelix_21_43,Outside_44_301) has translation MINLCFLCIVNKILKQVQENALVSNYRFLYLSICVHPFYLWLIPQAIKIKSYFCASLITHSLKFPNFKDLILFEDNDFIVINKPPFLASLDERGGSGETNVLRLAKQYSDDAQVCHRLDKETSGALIIAKNPEGYRHASMQFERRKVNKTYHAVVDGHVIFDQLTVDLPILNDGNKNVTIDRVEGKRAETIFDSLKYYKHYTLVECKPITGRMHQIRIHLATQRAAIVGDDMYKGKPVFLSSIKRGYKLTKGEEEQPIMKRFALHARHLVFKGLDDKDIVIDAPYPKDFATLIKLLDKFDV, from the coding sequence ATGATTAATCTGTGTTTTTTATGCATCGTAAATAAGATCCTGAAACAAGTTCAGGAGAACGCCCTTGTAAGTAATTATCGTTTCCTTTATCTCTCTATCTGTGTTCATCCTTTTTATCTGTGGTTAATTCCCCAAGCAATAAAAATAAAATCGTATTTTTGCGCTTCATTAATTACACACAGTTTGAAGTTTCCAAATTTTAAAGACCTTATTCTTTTCGAAGACAACGATTTTATTGTCATCAATAAACCTCCATTTTTAGCCTCGCTCGATGAACGAGGTGGGTCTGGAGAAACCAATGTATTACGCCTGGCCAAACAGTATAGCGATGATGCACAGGTTTGTCACCGTTTGGATAAAGAGACTTCTGGAGCTTTAATCATTGCAAAAAATCCTGAAGGTTACCGTCATGCTTCCATGCAGTTCGAAAGAAGGAAAGTAAATAAAACCTATCATGCGGTGGTAGATGGACATGTTATTTTCGATCAGTTAACAGTTGATCTTCCAATTTTGAACGATGGCAATAAAAACGTAACCATTGATAGGGTAGAAGGTAAAAGAGCAGAAACTATTTTCGATTCGTTAAAATACTACAAACATTATACACTGGTTGAATGCAAGCCAATAACTGGCCGTATGCATCAGATCCGTATCCATTTAGCAACACAAAGAGCAGCTATTGTTGGTGATGATATGTACAAAGGGAAACCTGTTTTTCTTTCGTCAATAAAGAGAGGTTATAAATTAACCAAAGGTGAAGAGGAGCAGCCCATTATGAAACGTTTCGCATTACATGCCAGGCATTTGGTTTTTAAAGGATTAGATGACAAAGATATTGTTATCGATGCACCGTACCCAAAAGATTTTGCAACCTTAATTAAGTTATTGGATAAATTTGATGTATAA
- a CDS encoding two-component system alkaline phosphatase synthesis response regulator PhoP (product_source=KO:K07658; cath_funfam=1.10.10.10,3.40.50.2300; cog=COG0745; ko=KO:K07658; pfam=PF00072,PF00486; smart=SM00448; superfamily=46894,52172), translating to MNNAGQKILIVDDEPDILELIEYNLKKEGYQVFTATNGQEGITVAKKVHPDLIILDIMMPKMDGIEACRLMRAIPEFKNTFMVFLTARSEEYSEIAGFNVGADDYIAKPIKPRALVSRINAILRRNTGTEEVSENKLEIGDLVIDREAYLVFQSGNKVVLAKKEFELLYLLASKPGKVYTRESILKNIWEDSVVVTNRTIDVHIRKLREKLGETYVSTVKGVGYKFELS from the coding sequence ATGAACAACGCAGGTCAGAAAATATTAATTGTTGATGATGAACCAGATATTCTGGAGCTTATTGAATATAACCTTAAAAAAGAGGGTTATCAGGTTTTCACAGCTACCAATGGCCAAGAAGGAATTACCGTTGCGAAAAAGGTACATCCAGATTTGATTATCCTGGATATTATGATGCCTAAAATGGATGGGATTGAGGCTTGCCGTTTAATGCGTGCAATACCTGAATTCAAGAATACATTTATGGTTTTCTTAACTGCCAGAAGTGAAGAGTATTCAGAAATAGCAGGTTTTAATGTGGGTGCTGATGATTATATCGCAAAACCAATTAAACCACGTGCTTTAGTTAGTCGCATTAATGCGATTTTAAGACGGAATACAGGAACAGAAGAAGTATCTGAAAACAAATTAGAAATTGGCGATTTAGTAATCGACCGTGAAGCTTATTTGGTTTTTCAAAGTGGCAATAAAGTGGTATTAGCTAAAAAAGAATTTGAGCTTTTATACTTACTAGCATCAAAACCAGGAAAAGTTTATACACGCGAATCGATCCTTAAAAATATCTGGGAAGATTCGGTAGTAGTAACCAATAGAACTATTGATGTTCACATCCGCAAACTGAGAGAAAAATTAGGCGAAACTTATGTATCAACCGTAAAAGGGGTAGGTTATAAGTTTGAGCTTTCTTAA
- a CDS encoding hypothetical protein (product_source=Hypo-rule applied; cleavage_site_network=SignalP-noTM; superfamily=56436), giving the protein MKKLVLFAAVLMVSLFSINNAKAQVSLNINIGSQPVWGPTGYNHVDYYYFPDIDAYYNVPSAQYIYSNGGRWVWVSSLPVQYRNFDLYRAYKVVINEPKPYLRNNIYVTKYSKYKNYVGRQGIIRDSRDTKYYIVKGHPNYNANKTVVINNNRPERREKIVVKVNQNSRFARNNEHKTNNKGGNDRPERNNGQGRGNERH; this is encoded by the coding sequence ATGAAAAAGTTAGTTTTATTTGCTGCAGTTCTGATGGTTTCATTATTCAGCATAAACAATGCAAAAGCGCAGGTTAGCTTAAATATCAATATTGGCTCTCAACCAGTTTGGGGCCCAACAGGATACAATCATGTAGATTATTATTATTTTCCTGATATAGATGCCTATTATAATGTACCGTCTGCGCAATACATTTACTCGAATGGCGGACGTTGGGTTTGGGTAAGCAGTTTGCCTGTCCAATACAGGAACTTTGATTTATACCGCGCCTACAAAGTCGTAATCAATGAGCCAAAACCGTATTTAAGAAACAATATCTATGTAACCAAATACAGTAAATACAAAAATTATGTTGGTCGCCAAGGTATTATTAGAGATAGTCGTGATACCAAATATTATATAGTAAAAGGACATCCAAACTATAATGCGAACAAAACTGTAGTAATTAATAATAACCGCCCTGAACGTAGGGAGAAAATTGTTGTAAAGGTAAATCAAAATTCAAGGTTTGCCCGAAACAACGAACACAAAACTAATAACAAAGGTGGGAATGACCGTCCTGAAAGAAATAACGGTCAGGGCCGTGGTAACGAGCGCCATTAA
- a CDS encoding two-component system nitrogen regulation response regulator NtrX (product_source=KO:K13599; cath_funfam=1.10.10.60,1.10.8.60,3.40.50.2300,3.40.50.300; cog=COG2204; ko=KO:K13599; pfam=PF00072,PF00158,PF02954; smart=SM00382,SM00448; superfamily=46689,52172,52540), whose protein sequence is MAKLLIIDDERAIRSTLREILEYENYDVEDIDNGIDGLEMIKKGNFDLVLCDIKMNKMDGMEVLEQAQIIKPDLPFIMISGHGTVETAIEASKKGAFDFISKPPDLNRLLITVRNGLDRGNLVTETKVLKRKASKTREILGESESISKIKETIERVAPTEARVLITGANGSGKELVARWLHEKSNRADSPLIEVNCAAIPSELIESELFGHEKGSFTSAVKQRIGKFELANGGTLFLDEIGDMSLSAQAKVLRALQEHKISRVGGEKEIEVNVRVLAATNKDLLKEIEDGNFRMDLYHRLNVINIHVPHLTERTDDIPVIAQNFLENICSDYGMPVKKINDGGMAALQALPWTGNVRELHNMIERLIILSDKVITENDVRAFANPGGGTNIGAATSAQIAGAGGSSLASSFDSFNNFQDYKDHAEREFIKFKLEKNNWNVSKTADEIDIQRSHLYSKIEKFGLKRAE, encoded by the coding sequence ATGGCTAAATTATTAATAATTGACGATGAGCGTGCGATAAGGAGTACCTTACGCGAAATTCTGGAGTATGAAAATTACGATGTTGAAGATATCGATAACGGTATTGATGGCCTCGAAATGATCAAAAAAGGAAATTTCGACCTGGTACTTTGCGATATCAAGATGAATAAGATGGATGGTATGGAAGTGCTTGAACAGGCACAGATCATTAAACCCGATTTGCCCTTCATTATGATATCTGGTCATGGAACAGTTGAAACTGCCATTGAAGCCAGTAAAAAAGGCGCTTTCGATTTTATTTCGAAACCACCTGATTTAAACCGGTTATTAATTACGGTACGCAATGGTTTAGACCGTGGGAATTTAGTTACCGAAACCAAGGTTTTAAAACGTAAAGCCAGTAAAACCCGAGAGATTTTAGGCGAATCTGAAAGCATTTCTAAAATTAAAGAAACCATAGAGCGTGTTGCGCCTACCGAAGCCCGAGTATTAATTACAGGTGCAAATGGTAGCGGTAAAGAATTGGTAGCCCGCTGGTTACACGAAAAATCGAACCGCGCCGATAGCCCGCTAATTGAGGTAAATTGTGCAGCTATTCCATCAGAACTGATTGAAAGTGAGTTATTTGGTCACGAGAAAGGTTCATTCACCTCTGCTGTTAAACAACGAATCGGTAAATTTGAACTGGCTAACGGAGGTACTTTATTTCTGGATGAGATTGGCGATATGAGCCTTTCTGCCCAGGCAAAAGTTTTACGTGCTTTACAAGAGCATAAAATTTCGCGTGTAGGTGGCGAAAAGGAAATTGAAGTAAATGTTCGTGTTTTAGCGGCAACCAATAAAGATTTATTGAAAGAGATCGAAGATGGTAACTTCCGTATGGATTTGTACCACCGGTTAAATGTAATCAATATCCATGTTCCGCATTTAACAGAGCGTACCGATGATATTCCTGTTATTGCCCAGAACTTTTTAGAGAATATCTGCAGCGATTATGGAATGCCGGTTAAGAAAATAAATGATGGCGGTATGGCTGCCTTACAAGCTTTACCTTGGACCGGTAATGTGCGTGAGCTACACAATATGATTGAGCGTTTGATTATTCTGAGCGATAAGGTAATTACCGAAAATGATGTACGTGCATTCGCCAATCCAGGTGGTGGTACAAACATTGGTGCTGCAACCAGTGCACAGATTGCAGGTGCTGGCGGTTCAAGCCTTGCTTCTTCTTTCGATTCGTTCAATAATTTTCAGGATTATAAGGATCATGCAGAGCGCGAATTTATCAAATTCAAATTGGAGAAAAACAACTGGAATGTATCAAAAACAGCAGATGAGATTGATATCCAAAGAAGTCATTTGTATAGTAAAATTGAGAAGTTTGGTTTAAAGAGAGCTGAGTAA
- a CDS encoding CIC family chloride channel protein (product_source=KO:K03281; cath_funfam=1.10.3080.10,3.10.580.10; cog=COG0038; ko=KO:K03281; pfam=PF00654; smart=SM00116; superfamily=54631,81340; transmembrane_helix_parts=Inside_1_20,TMhelix_21_43,Outside_44_64,TMhelix_65_87,Inside_88_162,TMhelix_163_185,Outside_186_194,TMhelix_195_217,Inside_218_229,TMhelix_230_252,Outside_253_271,TMhelix_272_294,Inside_295_322,TMhelix_323_345,Outside_346_349,TMhelix_350_372,Inside_373_378,TMhelix_379_401,Outside_402_405,TMhelix_406_428,Inside_429_596) — translation MYIRFVNYLDKINQYRKSKISNRNFLIILAVIVGILAGLAAAVLKSLTHHIEEFLQSDWHWKYKYYLYFIFPMIGIFLTVLYIKYFIRKTKFETGLTPLLYAISKKSSKVEAHNIYSQIITAAVTVGFGGSTGLEAPIVTSGSAIGSNLGRLLGLSYREITMLVACGAAAGIAGAFNSPVAGIVFAIEILLPEFTIPAFIPLLLSAATAAVVARLFYTQQLFFLVTEGWKVNALFYYVILACFIGLFSIYFTKANYAVKGLFYKIKHPYTKVIVGGLMLGALVFLFPTLYGEGYITIKGLLKGDYQAVINNSIFADYNTIPTLVVLFTVVTIFMKSIATLVTLGAGGNGGTFAPSLIMGGLIGFIFAYVVNLSGLAQLNVSNFIVAGMAAALGSIMHAPLTGIFLIAEITGGYILMVPLMITTAISYAINRSSQKHSIYTKALADKGELLSHEDKDTTVLNQMKLKYLIEKTYPQLYMNDLISVKMNGIMQSHKNICAVTDEMGDFKGIIYIEELFNEMINHPDKENLQASYLVQPAPNAITENDDLKTVLEKMEQDNVWILPVLTAQNQYLGFVSKTAIFNKYRALLMRQNDYMG, via the coding sequence ATGTACATCAGATTTGTAAATTACCTTGATAAGATTAACCAGTACCGAAAATCTAAAATATCAAACCGTAATTTCTTAATTATCCTTGCAGTAATTGTGGGGATTTTAGCAGGACTCGCAGCTGCCGTTTTAAAAAGTTTAACCCATCATATCGAAGAATTTCTTCAATCAGACTGGCACTGGAAATATAAATACTACCTGTACTTTATATTTCCGATGATCGGTATTTTTTTAACGGTTTTGTACATCAAATACTTTATCCGTAAAACAAAATTCGAAACGGGCTTAACCCCTTTACTTTATGCCATTTCAAAAAAATCGAGTAAGGTAGAAGCACACAATATTTATTCGCAGATTATTACCGCTGCTGTTACGGTAGGTTTTGGTGGCTCAACAGGTTTGGAAGCACCAATTGTTACCAGTGGATCGGCAATAGGCTCAAACCTTGGCCGTTTACTCGGTTTATCTTATCGCGAAATTACCATGCTGGTGGCATGTGGTGCAGCAGCAGGTATTGCAGGTGCATTTAATAGTCCAGTGGCTGGCATTGTTTTCGCTATCGAAATTTTATTGCCGGAGTTTACCATTCCTGCGTTTATCCCGCTTTTATTATCAGCTGCAACAGCTGCAGTAGTAGCAAGATTATTTTACACACAACAGCTCTTCTTCTTGGTTACAGAAGGATGGAAAGTAAACGCATTGTTTTATTATGTGATACTGGCTTGTTTCATTGGCTTATTCTCAATTTATTTTACAAAAGCCAATTATGCTGTAAAAGGATTATTCTATAAAATAAAACATCCTTATACCAAAGTTATTGTAGGTGGTTTGATGTTGGGAGCTTTAGTATTTCTATTTCCAACTTTATATGGTGAAGGATACATTACGATAAAAGGTTTACTAAAAGGCGATTACCAAGCGGTAATCAATAATAGTATTTTCGCCGATTACAATACAATTCCGACTTTAGTAGTACTCTTTACAGTGGTAACCATTTTCATGAAGTCGATAGCGACTTTGGTTACCTTGGGTGCTGGTGGAAATGGTGGAACGTTTGCACCTAGTTTAATCATGGGCGGATTAATCGGGTTTATCTTTGCCTATGTGGTAAACCTATCTGGTTTAGCGCAATTAAACGTTTCGAACTTTATTGTTGCAGGTATGGCTGCTGCTTTAGGATCGATTATGCACGCTCCCTTAACTGGTATTTTCCTGATTGCCGAAATTACGGGTGGGTACATATTAATGGTACCGCTAATGATTACCACTGCCATTTCTTATGCCATTAACCGCAGCTCGCAAAAACATTCTATTTATACTAAAGCACTTGCCGATAAAGGTGAGTTATTATCTCATGAGGATAAGGATACAACTGTTTTAAACCAGATGAAACTAAAGTATTTGATCGAGAAAACTTATCCTCAATTATATATGAATGATCTGATTTCGGTTAAGATGAACGGGATTATGCAATCGCATAAAAACATTTGCGCTGTAACAGACGAAATGGGCGATTTTAAGGGGATCATTTACATAGAAGAACTATTTAATGAGATGATAAATCATCCTGATAAGGAAAATTTGCAAGCCTCTTATTTGGTACAACCTGCACCGAACGCCATTACCGAAAATGATGATCTGAAAACGGTATTGGAGAAAATGGAGCAAGATAATGTATGGATTTTACCCGTATTAACTGCGCAGAACCAATATTTGGGTTTCGTTTCTAAAACAGCAATTTTTAATAAATACCGGGCATTGCTGATGAGGCAGAATGATTATATGGGGTAG